Part of the Citrobacter sp. Marseille-Q6884 genome, CGAGGGCTTCACGTACGGATGGACGACCCACGTTGAAGAAAGCCATCAGTTCCCGCTCCGACGGCAACGGCTCACCCTCGCTAAATTCCCGGCGACGAATCATCTGTTCCAGCTCTTCTTCCACCATTTCAGAGAGTTTCTTACGCGCCAGCGGACGGTTACGTAAGCTACGGCCAATGGTAGAGGGAGAGTCTTCAGCTTGCGAATCAAATGCGTTCATAGGGTCCATTCCGCTAAGTCGAGGTGACAAACAACAGCGGGTTCATCCTAACACAGGATCGAAAGCAGGGTGAAATGATGGTCTGCCAGACCAGTCTGTCTATTGATACCCAATAAAATGAAAATATTATTCTTCACGAAGATATTTAAATTAACGTTAATTTAAAACACCCGCATTCTGTTTATGAAATTCGCGAATATGAATGTGAAAAATAATCATAACTTACTCTTTTAAATAGAAAAATAATTTAGATATCGAATTAAAAACACGATATCCACTCCATAAAAAATGCCCAAAAAAATATAACATCCGATTTCATAACAGCGTTATTACCGGATTTATCTTCTTCTCTGGCATGGAGTGAAAAAATGTTCGGCATTATTATCTCTGTCATCGTTTTATTAACGATGGGTTATCTGATCCTCAAAAACTACAAACCACAGGTCGTGCTGGCGGCAGCCGGGATCTTCCTGATGATCTGCGGCGTCTGGTTGGGGTACGGCGCGCTGGTCGCCCCCGATAAAAGCAGTGGCTATCTGCTGGTCGATATTTATAACGAAATTCTGCGTATGCTCTCCACCCGGGCCGCAGGCCTTGGATTATCCATTATGGCGGTGGGCGGTTATGCCCGCTATATGGACCGGATGGGCGCCAGCAGAGCCATGGTGAGTCTACTGAGTCGCCCGCTTAAGCTTATTCGCTCACCTTATATCGTACTTGCAGCCACCTACGTGATCGGTCAGATCATGGCGCAGTTCATCACCAGCGCTTCCGGGCTAGGTATGTTATTGATGGTCACGCTCTTTCCGACGCTGGTCAGCCTTGGCGTGAGCCGTTTGTCTGCGGTCGCGGTCATTGCAACCTCAATGTCGATTGAATGGGGCATTCTGGAAACCAACTCAATTTTTGCCGCCCAAGTGGCTGGAATGAAAATTGCCACCTACTTCTTTCACTACCAATTGCCCGTGGCGTCCTGCGTCATTCTCGCCGTTGCCATTGCGCACTTTTTCGTGCAGCGCCGGTTTGATAGAAAAGCGTTACCGGACAGCGCCGGCTTCGCCGAACAAAAGGTTCTGGAAGACGTCCCCCCACTCTACTATGCCATTTTGCCAGTCATGCCACTGATTCTGATGCTGGGTTCGTTGTTACTTGCGCATATGGGATTGATGAAGGCAGAGCTGAATCTGGTCGTGGTGATGCTCATGAGCATGACAGTGACCCTGTTTGTGGAGTTCTTTCGTAAGCACAATCTGCGCGAAACCATGGACGACGTGCAGGCATTTTTTGACGGGATGGGGACGCAATTTGCCAATGTCGTCACGCTGGTCGTGGCGGGGGAAATTTTTGCCAAGGGGCTAACCACTATTGGCACCGTTGATGCGGTAATAAAAGGTGCGGAACATTCCGGTCTGGGCGGCATCGGTGTGATGATCATTATGGCGGTGGTTATCGCCGCTTGCGCAATTGTGATGGGGTCAGGCAACGCGCCGTTTATGTCGTTTGCCAGTCTGATCCCGGATATCGCTGCAGGGCTGCATATTCCGGCGGTCGTGATGATCATGCCAATGCACTTTGCCACCACGCTGGCCCGTGCGGTTTCACCGATTACCGCGGTCATTGTCGTGACATCAGGTATTGCAGGCGTGTCGCCTTTTGAGGTCGTCAAACGTACGGCGATCCCAATGGCAGTGGGATTTGTGGTGAATATGATCGTCACCATCGCCCTGTTTTATTAATGCCTGGCGCAGAAAACCAAACAGGCCCAAAAGGGCCTGTTTTTTATTTCACTACGCGTAGTGCTGGACGCCCACCACGAGGCGGTGGCGGAGTGTCATCCGGGTCGTTGTCGTCACCGTTGTCAGGCTTATCGCCATCAATGACCGACATGACGGTTTCACTCTCAAAACCCGATGCTTCGTTGTCGTCATCATTTAAGCTGGCGACCTCTTCATCGTAAGCGGCTTCTGGCTCGAACATCGTGCCCGCACCGTTTTCACGCGCATAAATTGCCAGAACGGCAGCCAGCGGCACGGAAACCTGACGTGGTACACCGCCGAAGCGCGCGTTAAAGCGCACTTCATCGTTAGCCAGTTCGAGGTTCCCCACTGCACGCGGAGCGATATTCAGAACAATTTGCCCGTCACGCGCATATTCCATCGGAACCTGCACGTCCGGGAGCGTCACATCCACCACCAGATGCGGCGTGAGTTGGTTGTCTAACAACCACTCATAAAATGCACGCAGCAGATACGGACGGCGCGGTGATAGTTGTGGCAAATCCATACAGATTAACCCCGGCCCAGGCGCATTTCGCGTTCAGGCTCAGTCAGAGAAGCCAGGAAAGAGTCACGTTCAAAGACGCGAGTCATATACCCTTTCAGCTCTTTCGAACCTGCGCCGCTGAATTCAATACCCAGCTGCGGTAAACGCCACAGCAGCGGTGCCAGGTAACAGTCTACCAGGCTGAACTCATCGCTCAGGAAATACGGTTTCTGACCAAATACTGGCGCAATCGCCAGCAGCTCTTCGCGCAGTCGCTTACGTGCGACATCGGCTTCAGCGGCAGAACCGTTCACGATGACGTTCATCAGCGTGTACCAGTCTTTTTCAATACGCTGCATGTACAGGCGGCTCTC contains:
- the sspA gene encoding stringent starvation protein SspA codes for the protein MAVAANKRSVMTLFSGPTDIYSHQVRIVLAEKGVSFEIEHVEKDNPPQDLIDLNPNQSVPTLVDRELTLWESRIIMEYLDERFPHPPLMPVYPVARGESRLYMQRIEKDWYTLMNVIVNGSAAEADVARKRLREELLAIAPVFGQKPYFLSDEFSLVDCYLAPLLWRLPQLGIEFSGAGSKELKGYMTRVFERDSFLASLTEPEREMRLGRG
- the dcuC gene encoding anaerobic C4-dicarboxylate transporter DcuC gives rise to the protein MFGIIISVIVLLTMGYLILKNYKPQVVLAAAGIFLMICGVWLGYGALVAPDKSSGYLLVDIYNEILRMLSTRAAGLGLSIMAVGGYARYMDRMGASRAMVSLLSRPLKLIRSPYIVLAATYVIGQIMAQFITSASGLGMLLMVTLFPTLVSLGVSRLSAVAVIATSMSIEWGILETNSIFAAQVAGMKIATYFFHYQLPVASCVILAVAIAHFFVQRRFDRKALPDSAGFAEQKVLEDVPPLYYAILPVMPLILMLGSLLLAHMGLMKAELNLVVVMLMSMTVTLFVEFFRKHNLRETMDDVQAFFDGMGTQFANVVTLVVAGEIFAKGLTTIGTVDAVIKGAEHSGLGGIGVMIIMAVVIAACAIVMGSGNAPFMSFASLIPDIAAGLHIPAVVMIMPMHFATTLARAVSPITAVIVVTSGIAGVSPFEVVKRTAIPMAVGFVVNMIVTIALFY
- the sspB gene encoding ClpXP protease specificity-enhancing factor: MDLPQLSPRRPYLLRAFYEWLLDNQLTPHLVVDVTLPDVQVPMEYARDGQIVLNIAPRAVGNLELANDEVRFNARFGGVPRQVSVPLAAVLAIYARENGAGTMFEPEAAYDEEVASLNDDDNEASGFESETVMSVIDGDKPDNGDDNDPDDTPPPPRGGRPALRVVK